In Plasmodium vinckei vinckei genome assembly, chromosome: PVVCY_13, a single genomic region encodes these proteins:
- a CDS encoding protein transport protein SEC7, putative, with protein MEYSKYYENKKNEKCIHFRNMQSYCYNNKSCDGQFINSILDNDEYIRLNIFTIIKNEIINVLSVIKRYESNKNLDSSIIDSLFILYNSINNLNTNLKEDTNTQNFNNKLDIYHIAPFLNIIRNNSIFYKIKVASLHSLDHILKYSSIYFNEKCYDEGSSSKHNFYIPIDNKQETKANSNNDNNKKDSNESSENNSSKPNDKKDETDNTNQLDKINEKNHKKKKYIFFPKNYKLYKRFHFKKEESSEILINKGNNIINISIETLLNAPINYNNVGHEEIILYDTMVFFINILNNAIKAVDRKNIIKIICYIFKIYKSNKYSLLFKANCDALLKNMTYIVIKNVIVTNTIETHLMNNHSQEHPISDVHTLDNHTGDNNIVCYSLNSADDNFIHDILTIILILINNNKNKFVADLIKTSECVNLYNDIYENENSQESLESINMLAFRLLNIVLERCGYILINKNFEALSNIIRCLFCHITSSSFILMCKSMRTYINIFILYKKYFCIYNEIFINILLNLLKSNALKNVSETTLLTLSNFFVENVLFEIYCNHDVNLYASNLLENLIQSILDLSANFTQNTTIMNEVIFKIIKDILQILKPYNGIDNNNSGNNHFIENANKNSSKLLNNSNNRLNELDYTNQLITQFRNDIYSNAFDYVIINSQKKRKKKKEKERNTKSNTENKNNAEKAAIENNRQTDKYTSVNNDNCEQKKEKHTNNIENTESREKNVNENKSMNTNDSVNNDNNKNSFREGEGHKKYSSEKNELKKSNMNELYFLNFLTSSKDKSYINFCSVLLFEYLKECIKIDYIKNKDNFLRKKKERKELLQKSATIFNTLKNKSIDELIKMRIIQTHDTINEVNQNNSKILNSLIIDKNGNLIDYSAESDKNPQNNDNHVSSEKEHTETAETPSGNDNAENTEKDNDGSNNNNVANQVDDASKETEENESGDRQTDREQINKVSENNNISNDKKEVIANKESSEHANKNIEEVKTSEEKKEDNMNNELPNEENNNSNNDASKSNPSCEENQNSKKNDTHNSNSHSQQNLMEDKYFLKSLAMFLRYNPFLDKEFVGEYISHRKCINVLKHYVRLFDFCNLSLLSSLRLFLYCFKLPGEAQLIERILEHFSLCLFYSNPICEDLDKVYKLSNGKVICLLKEEELANIKRYILIDYLSESGYTNNTVNDTERCNDSPNTTKNNNECISNENTEQSHNIASSKTFASEFSEFEEKINFKKNEDRDDNVHRNVYYMSKKIQSMSEEEIKKKYVVVENSDVIFILTYSIIMLNTDLHNNQVKNKMKLEEFIKNNRGINNGKNIDRIYLENLYNCILHEEIKLFSNTQNVYSNDNQYWKLLDQRKEYYKNYHPYKEKSAHIYKYDINKLLIKNNFIPIFFEIFKRTSNINLIENCLGIFKTLINNLSYYHDVENINKICYIFKYVNFYLTQKTQSLIYLLFHFIKKSHNILRDGWIIYINSILKLITIDLVPTFFYPHLYINNTQFNSDKEGLNVKYKRGNSIETFNANKMITDIYHHPFLVFKKNVKKLNKPKWIDEFSSIFFSRHNSNENNKLLVMFKENHGEKTEDDKKKKKKNEKKNQENTNNGKNTSSNDQNSKQMEEENEGDDENNDEDDQDNMDYIYVHVKPDPKSGDNSTNNNNNNNKNHNNNSNNPTIDNINIYKRLKLDIYNFFTVNDFYSNMVTNLNINSFVYLLKILIIKSSIDTDSEHNNILNTMNSKTELHYSSIKSQVQNQVYITNENNKGHGVNNPSDNINDTNAILVNSDNSFNLFYYNKKKMLTSQMFFHIMYFKINYTYILYDMVVKEHFNYLKYKNEKSRNDLFKETPNKEIEQTNTSLYHYYSKYECKENNDVNPQNDHIEDHEVQQNKYDITLDNIYDTDNCSDASSALSDISDISSDSIFTKKKTKVIDMQCINSNFGKDNLNLPKKSEKDNLKGDSRFDEIFTCAYDEEEEEEKEAEHEESDDESDQDSESDDSSNNEDCNENDSKIGSDHEQANKNKYASFKKMDESINNHSHSKNKMLNKKNSITNYNNINNINNKNEEKEKEFIIGNIKRNIFMKTYIMHLKAIVLTFEQFFNLLNKFLSINYNNTVFVNVYNSIFNDFPIENVKILSEEEVLKDNYCNIYDDDFESINKKCNYNEQNTNINDIEASLFLVKIPNPDDSNSNEKEEDWLYIEQLIMSIMNFSYICLYVYQHNKTKKNKFLKKLKIASNNINDPFFSTYTEMKRKNNKFFFLCGIYLIYILQFLKKNILYRFIDKIIHILEKISKNVYVNSCIINIYLHMLQLITPNNILYKNTNNTNISLTDKDIYIYIEKATVYTESINNIINNNAVLLKLNNFNIENIVLSLLPYLLYFNNKKEEINAHISSINSECLHIISNIYYKSIYMYMNSSKKNLKTNQVLLDSSNANNDNITFEEIVELKKLYIFLLTCFVLSLACSFSSKRTRSEAYIKLQQFLFNENYIFKKVNKDEHSKTGKHDKNQKHDKYFYRDEKLIDLINNFIILPLITYNYYFPFICKNLHDDKTKDNNDQCDMKGENSASEEINNYCKKALLNFNLHHKKSIDIHDSTHKENGYEKCGCIINYKNIENIDNNSNEFNNIYNYANDYYIHTMLHKQYNYYFSYLYAKKMLTYDNVCYRKSMSISFVSHIILSFLYSLLNSSEEGKSDDSSIKNKEDDLKNDNNQIRDEKNNDDKTKKNYYSSLSDEGKLFNKDDNSIKLYELLCVNNESPCNKIVTQTKCGSKCIYYFLKHFYHTLLTIKEETQKILNIYKETFIENIKNIIYVSSSYAYNLKDERINCFSHIKNGLHFLSDDEKKRLDPCNIPTADINDSDNNNANGNKIPELDNDIVANISKLQINVRISMIIVYHILYDDNNQNDVFNDIFEELLNVLLTKYAIISNPLDENEADNHEKEAIDDAQEDKNEQNDLLNTKENEQSETKNDGELKPNEEEKPQEESKPVENS; from the coding sequence atggaatacagtaaatattatgaaaataaaaaaaacgaaaaatgCATACATTTTCGGAATATGCAATCATATTGCTATAATAATAAGAGTTGTGATGgacaatttataaatagcaTACTTGACAatgatgaatatataagattaaatattttcacaataataaaaaatgaaataataaatgttcTATCCGTTATTAAGAGATATGAATCTAATAAAAATCTTGATTCAAGCATTATAGATTCATTGTTTATTCTATATAACAgtataaacaatttaaatacCAATTTAAAGGAAGATACCAATACACAAAactttaataataaattagatATATACCATATAGCACCATTTTTAAACATTATAAGAAATaatagtattttttataaaattaaagtaGCTTCTTTGCATTCATTAGATCACATATTAAAATACAGTAGCATctattttaatgaaaaatgctATGATGAGGGTTCATCGAgtaaacataatttttatataccaATAGATAATAAACAAGAAACTAAGgctaatagtaataatgacaataataaaaaagactCAAACGAATCaagtgaaaataattcttcaaaaccaaatgataaaaaagatgaaaCAGATAATACAAACCAGTtagacaaaataaatgaaaaaaatcacaaaaaaaaaaagtatatattttttcctaaGAACTATAAGTTATACAAAAGatttcattttaaaaaagaagaaagttcggaaattttaataaataaaggaaataatataattaatattagtatagaaacattattaaatgctcctataaattataataatgttgGTCACGaagaaattatattatatgacaCAATGgttttctttattaatatattaaataatgcaATTAAGGCCGTtgatagaaaaaatattataaaaattatttgttatatttttaaaatatataaaagtaataaatattctttaCTTTTTAAAGCAAATTGTGATgctttattaaaaaatatgacatACATAGTTATAAAGAATGTTATAGTCACAAATACTATCGAGACCCATCTTATGAATAATCACTCACAAGAACATCCTATTTCAGATGTCCATACTTTAGATAATCACACAGGGGACAACAATATTGTGTGCTACTCCTTAAATAGCGCAgatgataattttatacaCGATATACTAACTATAATTCTAatactaataaataataataaaaataaatttgttgcagatttaataaaaacaagTGAGTGCGTAAATTTGTACAAtgatatttatgaaaatgaaaattcaCAGGAAAGTTTAGAATCTATTAATATGTTAGCATTTAGACTGTTAAATATAGTATTAGAGAGATgtggatatatattaataaacaaaaatttcGAAGCTTTATCTAATATAATAAGATGCCTATTTTGTCACATAACTTCCTCTTCCTTTATTCTTATGTGTAAATCAATGagaacatatataaatatttttatattatataaaaagtatttttgtatttataacgagatatttattaatattttattaaatttactCAAGAGCAACGCactaaaaaatgtatcTGAAACAACCTTGTTGACattatcaaattttttcgttgaaaatgttttatttgaaatttATTGTAATCATGAtgttaatttatatgcatcGAATTTGTTAGAAAACCTCATACAATCTATATTAGATTTATCCGCAAATTTTACTCAAAATACTACTATTATGAATGAagtcatttttaaaattatcaaaGACATTTTACAAATACTAAAGCCATATAATGGCATcgacaataataatagtggTAATAACCATTTCATTGAAAATGCCAATAAAAACAGttctaaattattaaacaaCTCAAACAATAGACTAAATGAATTAGATTATACTAATCAGTTAATTACACAATTTcgaaatgatatatattcaaatgCTTTTGattatgtaataataaattcccaaaaaaaaagaaaaaagaaaaaagaaaaagagaGAAATACAAAAAGCAACAcagaaaacaaaaacaatGCTGAAAAGGCCGCCATAGAGAATAATAGACAAACTGATAAATACACCAGtgttaataatgataattgtgaacaaaaaaaagaaaaacatacaaataatattgaaaacACAGAGAGTcgtgaaaaaaatgttaatgaaaataaaagcaTGAACACAAATGATTCtgtaaataatgataataataaaaatagttttaGAGAAGGGGAAGggcataaaaaatattcttctGAGAAAAacgaattaaaaaaaagtaatatgaatgaattatatttcttaaaCTTTTTAACATCAAGTAAAGATAAaagttatattaatttttgttcagttttattatttgaatatttaaaagaatgcataaaaatagactatattaaaaataaagataattttcttagaaaaaaaaaagagagaAAAGAATTATTACAAAAGTCAGCAACAATATTTaatacattaaaaaataagtcaattgatgaattaataaaaatgaggaTTATTCAAACGCATGATACTATCAATGAAgttaatcaaaataattccAAAATTCTTAATTCTCTTAttatagataaaaatggaaatctAATTGATTATTCTGCTGAATCTGATAAAAATCCACAAAACAACGACAATCACGTATCATCAGAAAAAGAACATACTGAAACAGCAGAAACTCCTTCAGGAAATGACAATGCCGAAAACACTGAAAAGGATAATGATGGGTCTAACAATAACAATGTGGCTAACCAAGTGGATGACGCATCTAAAGAGacagaagaaaatgaatcaGGCGATAGACAAACAGATCGcgaacaaataaataaagtcagtgaaaataataatataagtaatgataaaaaagaagTTATTGCAAATAAGGAATCATCTGAACAtgctaataaaaatatagaagaGGTAAAAACAtcagaagaaaaaaaggaagataatatgaataatgaATTGCccaatgaagaaaataataacagtAATAACGATGCAAGCAAATCGAATCCAAGCTGCGAAGAAAATCAAAATTCCAAAAAGAATGATACACATAATTCCAATAGCCATTCCCAACAAAATTTAATGGaagataaatattttttaaaatcattAGCTATGTTTTTGAGATATAACCCTTTTTTAGATAAAGAATTTGTAGGAGAATATATTTCGCATAGAAAATGCataaatgtattaaaaCATTATGTAAGATTATTTGACTTTTgtaatttatcattattatcatcttTGAGATTATTTTTGTACTGTTTTAAACTACCAGGAGAAGCACAATTAATTGAAAGAATATTAGAGCATTTTAGTTTGTGCCTATTTTATTCTAACCCAATTTGTGAAGACCTAGATaaagtatataaattatctaACGGAAAAGTTATTTGTCTTTTAAAAGAAGAAGAGTTAgctaatataaaaaggtaTATTTTGATTGACTATTTAAGCGAAAGTggatatacaaataatacaGTTAACGACACAGAACGATGCAATGACAGCCCCAATACgacaaaaaataacaatgaaTGCATTAGCAATGAAAATACAGAGCAATCACATAATATTGCCTCTTCTAAAACATTTGCCTCGGAATTTTCTGAATTtgaggaaaaaataaatttcaaaaaaaatgaagatagAGATGATAATGTGCATAgaaatgtatattatatgtctAAAAAGATCCAATCGATGAGTGAAGAAGAAATTAAGAAAAAGTATGTTGTTGTTGAAAATAGTGAtgtcatatttattttaacatATTCAATTATTATGCTAAATACAGATTTACATAACAACCaggtaaaaaataaaatgaaattggaagaatttattaaaaataatagaggAATAAACAatggtaaaaatatagatagaATATATTTAGAAAATTTGTACAACTGTATATTAcatgaagaaataaaattattttcaaatacaCAAAATGTATATAGCAATGATAATCAGTATTGGAAATTATTAGACCAAAGAaaagaatattataaaaactaTCATccatataaagaaaaatcagctcatatttataaatatgatataaataaattattaatcaAAAATAACTTTATTCCAATATTTTTCGAAATTTTTAAACGTACaagtaatattaatttaatagaAAATTGTTTaggaatatttaaaacacttataaataatttatcatattacCATGATgtggaaaatattaataaaatatgctatatatttaaatatgtaaatttttatttaaccCAAAAAACCCAATCtttaatttatcttttgtttcactttatcaaaaaatcgcataatatattacgTGATGGGTggattatttatataaattctaTACTTAAATTGATTACCATTGACTTAGTTCCAACATTTTTCTATcctcatttatatattaataataccCAATTTAACAGTGATAAAGAAGGCttaaatgtaaaatataaaagggGAAATTCCATAGAAACATTTAACgcaaataaaatgataacAGATATTTATCATCACCCATTTTtagtttttaaaaaaaatgttaaaaaattaaataaaccAAAATGGATAGACGAATTTAGCAGCATTTTCTTTTCACGACATAACagtaatgaaaataataaattattagttATGTTCAAAGAAAATCATGGTGAAAAAACGGAAGatgataagaaaaaaaagaaaaaaaatgaaaaaaaaaaccaagaaaatacaaacaatggaaaaaatacatCATCCAATGATCAAAATTCAAAACAAATggaagaagaaaatgaaggagatgatgaaaataatgacgAAGACGACCAGGATAACAtggattatatatatgtacacgTCAAACCAGATCCCAAAAGTGGTGATAACAgcacaaataataataacaacaataataaaaatcataataataacagtAATAATCCCACTATAGACaacattaatatatataaaagactcaaattagatatatataatttttttacagtTAATGATTTTTATAGTAACATGGTcacaaatttaaatattaacagctttgtatatttattaaaaatattaataattaaaagttCAATTGATACAGATAGtgaacataataatattttaaatacaatGAATAGCAAAACAGAATTACATTATTCAAGTATTAAATCACAAGTACAAAATcaagtatatataacaaatgaaaataacaaaGGACATGGTGTAAATAATCCTtctgataatataaatgacaCAAATGCTATTTTAGTGAACTCAGATAATTCATTcaacttattttattataataaaaaaaaaatgcttaCTTCACAAatgttttttcatattatgtactttaaaattaattatacatatattttatatgatatgGTAGTTAAAGAGCATTTTaactatttaaaatataaaaatgaaaaatctAGAAATGATTTGTTCAAAGAAACACCgaataaagaaatagaGCAAACAAACACTTccttatatcattattattcaaaatatgaatgtaaagaaaataatgatgtaAACCCTCAAAATGACCATATAGAAGACCATGAAGTAcaacaaaacaaatatgATATAACTTTAGACAATATTTACGATACCGATAATTGCAGTGATGCTTCAAGTGCTCTTTCAGATATTAGTGATATATCTAGTGACtcaatttttacaaaaaaaaaaacgaaagtGATTGATATGCAATGTATCAATAGTAATTTTGGAAAAGATAATTTAAATCTTCCAAAGAAAAGTGAAAAAGATAATCTAAAGGGTGATTCAAGATTTGACGAAATATTCACATGTGCATATGATgaggaagaagaagaagaaaaagaagCAGAGCATGAAGAATCAGATGATGAAAGTGACCAAGATAGCGAAAGTGATGACAGCAGTAATAATGAAGATTGCAATGAAAACGATAGCAAAATTGGTAGTGACCATGAACaagcaaataaaaataaatatgcctcttttaaaaaaatggatgaATCAATAAATAATCATTCGCATTCAAAGAATAAAATGttaaacaaaaagaatagtattacaaattataataatataaacaatatcaataataaaaatgaagaaaaagaaaaagaatttaTAATCGGAAATatcaaaagaaatatatttatgaaaacatatattatgcaCTTAAAAGCTATAGTATTGACATttgaacaattttttaatttgttaaataaatttttatctataaattataataatacagtTTTTgttaatgtatataatagcATATTTAATGATTTCCCAatagaaaatgtaaaaattttatcCGAAGAAGAAGTTTTAAAAGATAATTactgtaatatatatgatgatGATTTTGAAAgcattaataaaaagtgCAACTACAATGAGCAAAATAccaatataaatgatatcGAAGCTAGTTTATTTCTTGTAAAAATTCCAAATCCAGATGATAGTAATAGcaatgaaaaagaagaagatTGGTTATATATCGAGCAATTAATTATGAGCATTAtgaatttttcatatatttgtttatacgTATATCAACATAATAAAACGAAAAAGAACAAAtttcttaaaaaattaaaaatagctAGTAATAATATCAATGATCCTTTTTTTAGTACATACACAGaaatgaaaagaaaaaataacaaattcTTCTTTCTATGcggaatatatttaatatacattctacaatttttgaaaaaaaatattttatatagatTTATAGATAAAATCATACATATTCTCGaaaaaatttcaaaaaatgtcTATGTAAATAGttgtataattaatatatacttgCACATGCTACAATTAATAACACCAAATAAcatattatacaaaaatacaaacaatacaaatatttcCCTAACCgataaagatatatatatatacatagaAAAAGCAACCGTGTATACAGAaagtattaataatattataaataacaacgctgttttattaaaactaaacaattttaacaTAGAAAATATTGTTTTGTCATTATTACCATATcttctatattttaataacaaaaaGGAGGAAATAAATGCACACATTTCGTCTATTAATTCAGAATGCTTACACATTATAtcaaacatatattataaaagcatttatatgtatatgaatAGTTCTAAGAAAAACCTCAAAACAAATCAAGTATTACTTGATTCGAGTAATGCAAATAATGACAATATAACATTTGAAGAAATTGTTGAATTAAAGAAACTATACATATTCTTATTAACATGCTTTGTCTTATCATTGGCATGCTCTTTTAGCTCTAAAAGAACACGCAGCGAAGCATACATAAAATTACagcaatttttatttaatgaaaattatatatttaaaaaagtgaaCAAAGATGAACATAGTAAAACAGGCAAACATgataaaaatcaaaaacaTGATAAATACTTTTATAGAGATGAAAAACTAATAGATTtgataaacaattttattatcttaCCCCTAATAACATACAACTATTATTTCCcatttatatgtaaaaacTTGCATGAtgataaaacaaaagataataatgatCAATGCGATATGAAGGGTGAAAACTCAGCTTctgaagaaataaataattattgcAAAAAAGCGTTgcttaattttaatttgcatcataaaaaaagtattgaTATACATGATAGTACACATAAAGAAAATGGATATGAAAAATGTGGCtgcattattaattataaaaatattgagaatatagataataattcaaatgaatttaacaatatatataactatgcgaatgattattatatacatactaTGCTACATAAGCAATACAACTATTATTTCagttatttatatgcaaaGAAAATGCTAACATATGATAATGTTTGTTATCGAAAAAGTATGAGCATAAGTTTTGTTAgccatataattttatcgtttttatattctttactTAATAGTTCTGAAGAAGGAAAATCTGATGATAGTagcattaaaaataaggaagatgatttaaaaaatgataataaccAAATAagagatgaaaaaaataatgacgATAAAActaagaaaaattattattctaGTTTAAGTGATGAgggaaaattatttaataaagaCGATAATAGCATTAAATTGTATGAATTATTATGCgtaaataatgaaagtCCTTGTAATAAAATCGTAACTCAAACAAAATGTGGCAgcaaatgtatatattactttttgaaacatttttatcatactTTATTAACAATTAAGGAGGAAactcaaaaaatattaaatatttataaagaaacatttattgaaaatattaaaaacattatCTATGTTTCATCATCCTATGCATACAATTTAAAAGATGAACGTATCAACTGCTTTTcacacataaaaaatggtttGCACTTTTTGAGTGATGACGAAAAAAAACGTTTAGATCCATGCAATATACCCACAGCTGATATTAACGATTCGGATAATAACAATGCCAATGGAAACAAAATACCTGAATTAGATAATGACATTGTtgcaaatatatcaaaattgCAAATTAATGTAAGAATTAGCATGATTATtgtatatcatattttatatgatgataataatcaaaatgatGTATTTAATGATATCTTTGAAGAATTACTAAATGTTTTACTAACCAAATATGCTATTATTTCAAATCCTCTAGATGAAAACGAAGCAGATAATCATGAAAAAGAAGCTATCGATGACGCACAAGAGGATAAAAACGAACAAAAcgatttattaaatactaaggaaaatgaacaatcggaaacaaaaaatgatggCGAATTAAAACCAAATGAAGAGGAAAAACCACAAGAAGAATCAAAACCAGTTGAAAACAGCTAa